One region of Permianibacter fluminis genomic DNA includes:
- the fadA gene encoding acetyl-CoA C-acyltransferase FadA — translation MKDVVIIDAVRSPMGRSKGGMHRNTRAEILSARLIESLFDRNPNVDPAEVEDVLWGCVQQTLEQGFNIARNAALLTRLPHSAGAVTINRLCGSSMQALHDATRAIKNGDGEVFIVGGVEHMGHVPMMHGVDFAPQLALVAAKASGAMGFTAELLGKTHGITREQQDQFGLRSHKKAWAATVEGRFKNEIVAMEGHDADGALKLFDYDEVIRSDASIEDMRKLKPAFDPVTGTVTAATSSAISDGASAMLVMSADRAKALGLTPMATIRSMAVAGCDAAIMGYGPVPATQKALKRAGLTIKDIDLVELNEAFAAQALPVLKDLGLLDVMEDKVNLNGGAIALGHPLGCSGARISGTLLHLMKANNAKLGLATMCIGLGQGIATVFERH, via the coding sequence ATGAAAGATGTCGTGATTATTGATGCCGTGCGCAGCCCGATGGGCCGCAGCAAAGGTGGCATGCATCGCAATACCCGCGCCGAGATTCTCAGCGCCCGTCTGATCGAATCGCTGTTTGATCGCAACCCGAACGTCGATCCGGCTGAAGTGGAAGATGTGCTCTGGGGTTGCGTGCAACAAACGCTCGAACAGGGTTTCAACATTGCCCGCAACGCGGCGCTGTTGACCCGTCTGCCGCATAGCGCCGGCGCGGTCACCATCAACCGTTTGTGCGGTTCGTCGATGCAGGCCCTGCACGATGCCACCCGCGCCATCAAGAACGGCGACGGTGAAGTCTTTATCGTCGGTGGTGTTGAACACATGGGCCACGTGCCGATGATGCACGGCGTTGATTTTGCGCCGCAGCTGGCGCTGGTAGCCGCGAAAGCCTCCGGTGCGATGGGCTTCACTGCCGAACTGCTTGGCAAGACCCATGGCATTACCCGCGAGCAGCAGGATCAATTCGGTCTGCGTTCGCACAAGAAAGCCTGGGCCGCCACCGTCGAAGGCCGGTTCAAGAATGAAATTGTCGCGATGGAAGGCCACGACGCCGATGGCGCGTTGAAGCTGTTCGATTACGACGAAGTGATCCGCAGCGATGCCAGCATCGAAGACATGCGTAAACTCAAACCGGCGTTTGATCCGGTCACCGGTACCGTCACCGCCGCGACGTCGTCGGCGATTTCCGACGGCGCCTCGGCGATGCTGGTGATGAGCGCCGATCGCGCCAAGGCACTCGGCCTGACGCCGATGGCGACGATCCGCAGCATGGCCGTGGCCGGTTGCGATGCCGCCATCATGGGTTACGGTCCGGTGCCGGCAACGCAGAAAGCGCTCAAACGCGCAGGCCTCACCATCAAGGACATCGATCTGGTGGAATTGAACGAAGCCTTCGCGGCGCAGGCATTGCCAGTATTGAAAGATCTGGGTTTGCTCGACGTGATGGAAGACAAGGTCAACCTGAATGGCGGCGCGATTGCGCTCGGTCATCCGCTCGGTTGTTCCGGCGCCCGCATCAGCGGCACCTTGCTGCACCTGATGAAGGCCAACAACGCCAAGCTCGGTCTGGCGACCATGTGTATCGGTCTCGGTCAGGGTATCGCGACCGTGTTTGAACGGCACTGA
- a CDS encoding alpha/beta fold hydrolase: MVAGIQPAARKQRAVIVYFHGVPGAAAEVAALAPYSNENEFDFLCIDRFALDHTLTGEAYFHRLADLVSAHAAGRPVMLVGFSIGAFVALQTSRHLTGPIHSLQLVSAAAPLESGAFLEHMAGKQVFALAQSRPLLFKWLTLWQAMLARRAPGALYKLLFANAVAADRNLVTDPAFRAELVDVLRTAFDRPRLPGYLRDIHAYVQPWQQSLAEIRAPTQLWQGDADNWSPAAMAEVLQASIKSAAPVNLLPGLSHYSCLLASLPKIVLQG; this comes from the coding sequence ATGGTGGCGGGAATTCAGCCTGCGGCGCGTAAGCAACGCGCCGTCATCGTTTATTTTCATGGCGTACCGGGTGCAGCTGCCGAGGTGGCCGCACTCGCTCCGTATAGCAACGAAAACGAGTTTGATTTCCTCTGCATTGATCGCTTTGCGCTGGACCACACGTTGACCGGTGAGGCGTACTTTCACCGGCTGGCGGATTTGGTGTCGGCGCACGCGGCCGGCAGGCCAGTGATGCTCGTCGGCTTTTCCATCGGTGCGTTCGTAGCACTGCAAACCAGCCGGCATCTGACCGGACCAATTCACAGCCTGCAACTGGTGTCTGCGGCCGCACCGCTTGAAAGCGGAGCCTTTCTTGAACATATGGCCGGCAAGCAGGTGTTTGCGCTGGCGCAATCGCGGCCGCTGCTGTTCAAGTGGTTAACGCTGTGGCAAGCGATGTTGGCGCGCCGCGCACCTGGCGCCTTGTACAAGCTGCTGTTTGCCAATGCCGTGGCGGCTGACCGCAACCTGGTGACGGATCCTGCGTTTCGCGCCGAGCTTGTCGATGTCCTGCGCACCGCGTTTGATCGCCCGCGCTTGCCCGGCTATCTGCGCGATATCCACGCTTACGTCCAGCCCTGGCAGCAATCCTTGGCGGAGATCCGCGCACCAACTCAACTCTGGCAGGGTGACGCTGACAACTGGTCACCAGCTGCGATGGCCGAGGTCCTGCAGGCCAGCATCAAATCGGCCGCGCCAGTGAACCTTCTGCCCGGGCTCTCGCACTACTCTTGTCTGTTGGCATCGTTACCGAAAATTGTCTTGCAGGGGTAG
- a CDS encoding GGDEF domain-containing protein encodes MRTRIRSDFQLGIVTLFGFCSAAVILPFAIYRFLTGAIAVGILDSALVISIVAMVLYGWHSNQTERAGKFLVIINCVGALLSSEMLGVIGVFWMYAAILSNFFLTTSQRYAAAATITTLIGLAVLGKAFDTTSQMWSFLATSSLLALLSFIVAYQYKLQRQKLELLATLDPLTGIHNRRVMVQELQLAVEAYRRNDIATSVILMDIDHFKHINDQHGHEEGDRVLVAFAELAKRFTRQVDRFFRYGGEEFLLLVPGADEQDGCAIAEKIRSHAEQDLGAKIGRITVSLGVAVLRRDESWQSWVARADSALYRAKSAGRNRVVS; translated from the coding sequence ATGCGCACCAGAATACGTTCGGACTTTCAGCTTGGCATTGTCACCTTGTTTGGCTTTTGCTCGGCGGCGGTCATTCTGCCGTTTGCGATCTACCGCTTTCTGACCGGCGCCATCGCGGTCGGCATTCTGGACAGCGCGCTGGTAATCAGCATTGTCGCCATGGTGCTGTACGGCTGGCACTCCAACCAGACTGAGCGCGCCGGCAAATTCTTGGTCATCATCAACTGCGTGGGCGCGCTGCTGAGTTCGGAAATGCTCGGCGTCATCGGCGTGTTCTGGATGTATGCCGCGATCCTCTCCAACTTTTTTCTGACCACCTCGCAGCGCTACGCCGCCGCAGCCACCATCACCACCTTGATCGGGCTGGCCGTACTCGGCAAAGCCTTTGATACCACCTCGCAGATGTGGTCGTTTCTGGCGACCAGTTCGCTGCTGGCACTGCTCAGTTTCATTGTCGCTTACCAGTACAAACTGCAGCGACAGAAACTGGAATTGCTGGCCACGCTGGATCCTTTGACCGGCATTCACAACCGGCGAGTGATGGTGCAGGAGCTGCAACTGGCCGTTGAAGCCTATCGCCGCAACGATATCGCGACCTCGGTGATCCTGATGGACATTGACCACTTCAAACACATCAACGACCAACACGGACATGAAGAAGGCGATCGGGTGCTGGTTGCTTTTGCTGAACTCGCCAAGCGCTTCACCCGACAGGTGGATCGGTTCTTTCGTTACGGCGGTGAAGAATTTCTGTTACTGGTGCCCGGCGCAGATGAGCAAGACGGCTGCGCCATCGCCGAGAAAATCCGTAGCCACGCCGAGCAGGATCTCGGCGCCAAGATCGGTCGCATCACCGTGTCATTGGGCGTTGCCGTGCTGCGTCGTGATGAGAGCTGGCAAAGCTGGGTTGCGCGCGCCGACAGCGCGCTCTATCGGGCCAAAAGTGCCGGCCGGAATCGGGTGGTTTCGTAA
- the pdxH gene encoding pyridoxamine 5'-phosphate oxidase — protein sequence MSRDIASIRKDYSKEELSPEQCHADPLSQFQHWLDEAIAAQVPEPTAMHVATVAADGRPSARLVLLKGIEQQRFVFYTNYDSRKGQQLAGNPFVALTFFWPELERQVRIEGRAEKVAAEISDRYFASRPYQSRLGAWASPQSQAIANKTELITRAAEYGLKFLTEVPRPPHWGGYAVSPERIEFWQGRPSRLHDRVQYVWSNQVWQISRLAP from the coding sequence ATGAGCCGAGACATAGCCAGCATTCGCAAGGACTACAGCAAGGAAGAGCTGTCGCCCGAGCAATGCCATGCCGATCCGCTGAGCCAGTTCCAGCATTGGCTGGATGAGGCCATTGCCGCGCAAGTGCCGGAGCCGACTGCGATGCATGTCGCCACGGTCGCTGCAGACGGCCGGCCGAGCGCCCGGCTGGTGCTGCTCAAAGGCATTGAGCAGCAGCGCTTCGTTTTCTATACCAATTACGACAGCCGCAAGGGCCAGCAGCTGGCCGGCAATCCCTTTGTCGCGCTGACGTTCTTCTGGCCGGAGCTGGAGCGGCAGGTGCGCATCGAAGGTCGCGCCGAAAAAGTTGCCGCGGAAATTTCCGATCGCTATTTTGCCTCGCGGCCTTACCAGAGTCGGCTCGGCGCCTGGGCCAGCCCGCAGAGTCAGGCCATTGCCAACAAAACCGAATTGATCACGCGCGCCGCCGAATACGGCTTGAAGTTCCTGACCGAGGTGCCACGGCCGCCACATTGGGGCGGCTATGCCGTCAGCCCGGAGCGCATCGAGTTTTGGCAAGGTCGGCCCAGTCGCCTGCATGATCGGGTGCAATATGTGTGGAGCAATCAGGTGTGGCAGATCAGCCGGTTGGCGCCGTGA
- a CDS encoding YdcH family protein produces the protein MIIEKHALVSEFPQLKGQFHQLKLSDHHFAKLFDEYHALDHQIIRAEEGVEHLGDSALEALKLRRVQLKDTLYQQASAARQGCCGGCGGSSCAD, from the coding sequence ATGATTATCGAAAAGCACGCATTGGTCAGCGAATTTCCGCAGCTGAAGGGCCAGTTTCATCAGCTCAAATTGTCGGACCATCACTTCGCCAAGCTCTTTGACGAATATCACGCTCTGGATCACCAAATCATCCGCGCCGAAGAAGGCGTCGAGCATCTCGGCGACAGCGCGCTGGAAGCACTGAAGCTGCGCCGCGTGCAGCTCAAAGACACCTTGTACCAGCAAGCCAGCGCGGCCCGGCAGGGTTGCTGCGGCGGTTGTGGCGGCAGCAGCTGCGCTGACTGA